One Phyllopteryx taeniolatus isolate TA_2022b chromosome 3, UOR_Ptae_1.2, whole genome shotgun sequence genomic window, ctttttgtgacgttGTTTAGTGGTGTTCTCTgagatttatattttattttgttctattggaaaatacatttcttggctcaataaaggctgGGAAACCCTGAACAAGAGTGATAATCAAATTAAGTTTTTCTTGATATGaagctgattttaaaaaaaaaaaagatgaagtgACAGGCAGTCCAGAAGccagtatttttttgtgtctttgtgttgttttgttctgACACTCTCTAACTTATTTATGATGGAAGGGACTCGCCCCAGCAGACTGGAGGAGGAACAGGAGGgtgtgtgcaaatgtgtgtgtttgtgtgcgtcagTGTATGAGGATAAATAATGCTAAAAACTGGGTATCAACTGCGGTgaagggggacaaaaaaaacagctgatgtGACAGAAATGAAAGACAAGGTAAAACAGAGGAGAGAGATGTGGGGGGTCTTTCCCTGaggcgtgcacacacacacacacacacattccctgCCTCCCAGTCAGTGGCAGCATTGCACGCTCAGCAAGTCGGTGTTGGCGGCAGCAGCACAAAGCAAagtcgctacatttgctgctcgcgcgcacgcacgcacgcacacacacttgctccAGTGAGGAGAGGCGAGGGGCGAAGCAAAAGCAAACAAGCGCCGAGCACAGGAGCACATCCAAGAGTCGTCAGGTAAGTCCTTCAAGCTCACTTTTCAGCATAAAAAGCATAGAATGTTTAGTATTGTGTGTCTTCTGGGAGCTGTTCCTCACATTTTGGTTGCCATAACGTCCAAGTTTCATGCTGGTTATTTGTTTCCACCtcactttctttctttaaaaccattttagctttaaacaaaaaaaacattgcaatataaattattatgttgtactattttaaaaagtgcatccATTCACTATTTGGAAATATAATAAAGCAATTACTCCTCCCTACGTTAGCTTTGAGCCAATTGAAAGCTCTGATATAATTGGAATGTATCATTGGTCTTATGCCCAGATGCTGGCAAACAagggatggttttttttttctggtggtgGATATTCCGCCCTAATTTCAGCAAAGCTCCCGAAGCTCTAGCTAATAGGTCAGTATGAGGCCACGGGGTAATGTGCCCATTATGTGTGCCCGCAAgtggcaaatgattgacacctcgtcagTCATGCCTTTTGTTTCTGATTGTTTTTCCTCGTATAgggtggtttcttaaaaatctaattaaaggtacaagatggcgccaacgAGGTATTTTATCTATTAACatactactgtcaggtcatagtgacagttttaataaatataagaaaatggcaaacttcccctctaaaatatgactttcttccctcATTAACTCTGATTTGAGTAATTTTAACCCCGACAAAATATCTCTATAAACAAAATTGAGTTGTTGTAAATATTACATCTTTTTTCTTgataaaatatgacttcattctccAAACCTTACAACTTTTCCCTCGAAAATACGAACTTTTTTCAACTCCTATGGCACTTAGGGATTCATATTGTTATGTTTAATTTGCATTACGATTATAAGGGAGACCTCGGAAAAAATGTCtcccctggacccaaaaagttggAGAACCCCGGATTTAGAGCATGTAAGCGAACCACAACAAACATATCTGGATGCTGTATTTAATAGTTTAATAGGAGGCAATTTtatcgcgtgtgtgtgtgtgtgtgtccaccaCCTTACTAACTAAAGTACATTATGTCTGTTTGGGGGCACATTAAGGCACATTAGTTGAAGGAGCAGGCCTGAATAATAAATGCTCTTTATTTATGAGAGTGCATACGTGTCAAATCCTGTGGAGTGCAGTGGAGCACATATGCActcatacacacagacacacacaaacacacaccgagAGCTCTCAGGATTATGGTGTTGAGTTCAAGGGCACAAGAGCAGAATAGTATTTCTGTCAGCATCTGGCCACAGTTCAAGGTTCATTCAAGGTTAATTTTACTGATAACACAGAAGTGGAGTGTAGCgagcagacctccgccaaggcatGACAGTCATTTCACACGTTCATATTCACACCTCTTGCGCATGGACAAAAGATATGATGACAAAATCGTActcttatgagaaaaaaagtcacaattttactTAGAAAAACGTCAGAATCTTAcgacaataatgtttttttttttttaaaaagaaaaacttcaaaaagttgaattttttttaaaagagaaaaGCCGTacagtaattttacaagaaaagtcacattttcagaaaaacgTTTTTGGGGATAAAAAAGTAGTAGGAAAAATATACTTTAAGTCACAGCCTTATGACCATTAATGCTTATTTTTCTAAAGAAAAACAGTCTGAATCTTATCTAATCTTTTCTAAGGTCAAAAAAAGGTCAGATTTCATGacaatggtcttttttttttactgtactctTACAATGAGGTCTAAATCTTATGAGAAAATGAGTAagttccaaaatattttttagaacgAAGTCGTAACCTTATGACCATTAAAGCTCTTTTTTCAAAAGGTAAGTTTTTTTAAGTCATGAAAATGTGTACTTtattagaaaaacatttaaagctCAAGTATAATGGgattaatttttcaaaaatacaatttttcttttagcagaataaagtcgtatttttctggagaataaagtcatatgcTTACGAGAACCTATGCtttttaggaggaaaaaaaagaaaaattgtaccagactggcgaccagttcagggtgtacttcgcctctgcccaaagtcagcggggataggtcacgaccccagtgaggataagtggtttaAAATCAGACTAccggattttagccccgatattggcgcGATTACtccgattgtctggcaaccagttcagggtgtaccccgcctcctgcccgatgatagctgggataggctccagcacgcccgcgaccctcgtgaggacaagcggctcagaaaatggatggatggatggatggaaaaagttATGTAAAGTATCTATATGTATAATTTATACGGTATTTGTGAGTACTGCCGAGGtgccacttttttatttatttttgtaattctcTTACATGTTCTGGAAAATGTAAACTGAAATTAACATTGATTCaataaatttgtttaaaaaataataataattaagttgtactttttagagaaaaaaagtcacaatatttATGACTTTCTGCTCAGACTGTTGCAGTAAAAATTATGACTTAGTAAAAATTAAGACCTTTTCCCTCAATTCTTTAAtaagtcaaaaacaaaatgtcaaattctAATCAGttctgtatataatatatattgtttGCATAACCCTGCTAACTACCAAACCAACCACATGAAATTCAAGCCGGGCTTCctctttgtgtttgtatttatttcgcCTTCCCAAGCTTCCTCCCTGGGGTGTGGTGCCCAGGTGAGGGACTTGTGAACTGGTTTCCATGGAAAGTTGAACAGCTTGAGTCCAAAACACACCTGAGGATGAAGGCAGTCATCCTTAGCAGTCCAATCACATTTCCCCCTTCACATGTGCAGTATTTAACCCATAAAAACATCCAGCCCTGACCGTGACAACATTGAGCTCGCTGGTCCATGATGATATTGACCAGACACAACAGCCCCACTCCTCTCCAACCTCCCCCTTCCTTCCATCTGTCAGCTGGCCATGCTTCCAGAAACCCCCCAAACGCAAGCCAGTACGCGACAACTGAATCAATGCTGTCTATCCCACTGGAACTGTTGACTTCCCGAAAAGGGAGTCCATAAATCGCcctaaaattatatttaaggTCCCTGGTAAACACTGCGAGAACACGTAAACGTAAAAAATTGTGAGTTAATTTTACACTTCAGTCAATAAGCATGAGCAAGGGCGACGGCAAAGATGACACTTGCAATGatcaaatcaatcaaacttGTTGGTTAGTTGAGAAGAAAATTAAGCAGAGTTAGCACACTTGATTggagaagaggagaagaagagaGGAAAACAAACTGCTTTTACCAAAATTAACAAAGTTTTCAAATTTTTTCACATGGACATTGAAAATGCGGAACAGACGACAAtgacaccacagagaagagtgttgttacaaaactgccaaattttaatgattaaaaaatatatatagttgtATACTGGGCAATTTTTTtcggcttcaaaatggtgacaAATCAGGTTGTTCTCTTCGCTCTCGGATGCTTTGGCCATGTCtcctgaatgtgctgaaaccatTCAGATGTCAAATGTAAATCAAATGCCTACTTTGACAACCtgaaaaaatggatgctactttgtctagAATCTTTCTTATGCCTTTACGTTTGAGCTACGAAAATACTGtatctgcttaaagcctccggttgctggaatatatcccactgggTTGTCATGGGGGCGCGGAGGCACTCCAAAGGTGCCATGCCAGCGTGAAGCCCCTGTCgacacgctggctgtcaactTGGCCTTTTACAAACAATAAATACCACGTTCGTCACTCTTCCGCCCTTCTCTCGGTCGACAACGAGACGCTCTTAAGTGACTACACCAGCAGAGTATCCATGCatgggaagatgtatttttggaGCGTTGGCatcgctagctagctatctgCATGTTGCAGTTGCGTCTTCAAATATCTATAATGTACTGAACTGAGGGTCTTTAAGAGGTGGCGTCAGATACAGTATTCAGGGCTTGGCCCCCAactgagggttcactgtaccatTAAATTGTAAATGCTGCATGGAGaaatctatgttttttttttttttttttttttttttttgcatgtggtCAGTAACTATTAGTATTGTTAGCAAAAGATGCTTTATCAATTTCAACAATCATTTCCAGAGCGCTAGCTCAAGGTAGAAACTACTACCTTTTTGTTCCAGATGACTGTCCTTGTGACATTATGAGCAATTTTATGACAGACACTACTACTACGATGACTACGACTACAACAACTACACCAaactgctctgtgtgtgtgtgtgtgtgtgtgtaggatgAAAGCGACAGTAAGAATTGCCGTTGtttggcttttgatacggtTGACCCAGATCTTAACACGCTCCAGAacacaaggaggaggaggatgagggggggggaaacggTGTTTTGCTAAAGTGGGGGTGTGACTGTCagggtggggttgggggggggggggggggtgctgcaGTGCTTTCGAGGACTCCCCGccgagtgaggaaaaaaattttttggcgGGGGCAAAAAAGATGAAGCGAGAGAATGTGAGAGTGTCTCCGCAAAATTGTTGGGTTCACGCTCTGTGTTGTTACAGATGGAGAAGAGGTGCAAAAATgtgttcgattttttttttactgatactGAGTCTGATGGTGGAAAATTGCCAGGTCGATTTCCCGCCCAATTCCGTCTGTGCTGGGTGAACAATAGCCCAAGGCTCAACTCATAACACGCACAAATGATCTCACACTCATACAGtcactctgtctctctctctctgtctctctcacacacacacacacacacacacacacacacacacacacacacacagtacacttACAATCAACTAGGACACAAGTAGACAAGGACACAAGCCCACGAGGATGCTAAGAAAACAACTGCCACACAAATTGACACGTACACTAGCTAGGACATGAGTATTCTCGCACAAGGACAAGTCCACTCGACACAAAAATGCTAGTACACAAGTCCACAAATAGATGGGTAAAGAAGGACACAAGGATGCGAGGACACAAGTGCAGTAGGAAACAAGTAAACAAGGATGCTGGGACACAAGTACAGAAGTCCACTGGGACACAAAAATGCTAGTAGACATAGACAAGTACACATGGACTCAAGTCCACGAGGAAACAAGTTGACAATGACACAAGTCCACTAGAAGACAAAAATGCTCTGATAGAAGTCCACTAGGACACAAGTAGATAAGGACAAAAATCCACTAGGACACAAGAATCCAAGGACAGCAGTACACTAGAACATAAGTCCACTAGGCCACACCAATGCTAGGGCACAAGTCCGCTAggacagtacagtacacacacacacagtctggGCAAATATTGCAACATGAATGACGTCACATCAGGGACGGCCCAGAAGGTTTCAGAGGGGCCACAGTGCTCCCCGAAGATGCAATTAGCTGTGGAACCAGACACGGTTCCTTGTCTGAGATACCCGTACTACGCTTGTGTGATAATTAAtaacacaataacaacaacaacaggaaacTGGAAAAAAGGTGAAGTGAGTTTGTTTAAAATTGTGACACACACAGCatcaaaaaaaagtaattaaacagCTAGCATTGGTTTGAAAACGCTTGAACGTACAATTACTTACTCTTATTTAATGTGGTGACACCACTATCatttgttaaaacaacaacaacagtccaagttgcatttgtttgtagaaccccaattccaatgaagttgggacgttgtgttaaacataaataaaaacagaatacaatgatttgcaaatcatgttcaacttatatttaattgaatacactaaacaTGACAATATAATTAGCATTTGTTTAAAAGCATGACAGCACAACTAGCATTTGTTTAAAAACCGGACGATGCAATTacatttattgttaaaaaatcATGACTACGCAActagcattttttaaaacaacaacacaactagcatatttttaaacaaatgacaaaagatATAGGATTTTATTTCCAAAATTATGACAAGGGAACttgcatttgtttaaaaacatgaagaCACAACTaggatttgttttaaaaatcatgaCCCAACTgccatttgtttaaaaaaaaaaaaaaaacatgacaatgaaactagcatttgtttaaaaacatgacaactagcatttttgtttacaaaacatGACAAGGCAACTAgcgtttgtttaaaaaacatgatGACCCAACCAGCATTTGTTTAACAACTTAATGATGCGGCGAGCATACCTCTGTAGACCTCAGTTTAACAACCATGTAagaatttatttgtttcttcTCCTTTATCTTTTTGTCTTAGTTTTTGTTTCAGCTTATCTGAGCGCCGAGCCTCCCCGCCGACCGATGTGTGTGTCGCCATGCTGCGGACGCTGCCGGTACTGCTGCTGACTGTCAACTTGGCCGTGGGTTCGAGCTCCCCCGGTGACGTCCTCTCGCCGTCCTACAACAAAAGTAACAGTAGTGGCGTGCAGAGGCTGCCCGACGCCATCATCATCGGCGTGCGTAAAGGAGGAACCAGAGCTCTCCTGGAGATGCTCAACCTGCACCCTGATGTGAAAGTGGCAAAGGCAGAGGTGCAACGTAAAAatgtgctaaaaacaataaaaatgtcttttttatttttttattttttattttatttttttacagacgTGACGACAAAGCTAGCATTTGTTTAAAACGTGATAACAAGCTAGCATTGGTTTAAATACAGGATGACACTGCTAGCATTTTGTTTATAAATGTCACAATGCAGctataatttgtttaaaaatatgataacGCAACTATAATTTGTATGAAAAGAGCAGCttgcatttgttaaaaaaaatactaaataaatatttgtttgaaaatagcATGACGCAACGAgcgcttgtttaaaaaaacataacttaGCTGTTTTTTGCTGAAAAATGTCACGACGCATCTACCGTTTTTTTATCGTCGCAACACAGCTAGcatttgttgaaaatgtgatAACACAGCTagtatttgtttgaaaacatGACAGCGTGACTAGCATTTTGTTCATAAATGTGACAACACAGCTAgcatttgttaaaaatgttataACGTGAGTagcatttgtttaaaaacaagatgACAAAGCTGGCATTTTGTTTAGCAATGTGACAACATAACTAGCATTTGTTTAAAACTAATAACACtgctagctaaaaaaaaaaaaatatgacaaagttAGCATTTGTTAAAAAATCACAACGGATCTTTACGACACAGATAGTATTGGGTAAGACTGTAATGCtataagtattttttattttttttttttaaacaggttgATGCAGCAAGAATTGGGTTTGAAAACGTGACCACGCAGCTAGCGATTGTTTGAAAGTATGTCGACAATGTgagcatttgtttaaaaatgtgacaaCGCAAGTAGTATTTGTTTAAAACCAGGACAAGGTAGctaacatttgtttaaaaaaggaGGGGATTCTGAACAGTTGCACTAACTGGTAACAGTTAGCGTTAAGCAGAAAAACATCAGGCTTCtgctaaaaagtaaaaaaaatatttttttaaaactcagaaaaagcctactagaacatctgaactttatttggagtgAAAGGAAGCACTTTAAAGACTATTTTGCATCAGACTAAGACATTTTGTAATCtcataggatttttttttgtcaaaaaatgcttttaatcaaaaATGGGACTTTTTGGATGATGTTTTTGACATAATACCAAAACTTTTTAAATCCCATAAAATTATGAATTAgctagggaaaaaaatgacttaatcCTTGATTTTCATAGACTGTGACTTTTTCCCTGAAGAGTACAAATTCTTTATTATATAAATGTGACTCCATTGACATAATGACATTTTACCcgtaaaacaacttttttcttaaaaatatatgactttattccTATCAAATCGTGACATTATTCTTAtaaatttttatattaaaaaaagtgtacaattatttatttgccATAAAATTATGCTTTTTCTCAACAcagagtggatataaaaagtcgacacaacccagttcaaatgccaggttactttttatatccactgtataattGTGACTTGATCGAGGTGGATTAGGTTGGGTCCTATGTAGGCCCAAGAACCAAATGCCCAGCCTTCCACTGGGTTTGACAACGTGTCCGTAAATAACCAGCGCCCCCTCCGTGCCTACAGGTGCACTACTTCAACGTGGAGGATCACTACAAGCGAGGCCTGGCCTGGTATCGCTCCCAGATGCCCTTCACCAAGCCCGGCCAGCTGACGTTGGAGAAGACCCCCGGCTACTTCGCCGCACCCCAAGTTCCGGCTCGTGTCTGGGCCCTGAACCCAGCCGCCCGCCTGCTGCTGATCGTGCGCGACCCGGCAGAGAGGCTTGTCTCCGACTACACCCAGGTCCTACACAACCGCCTGGCCCGCCGAAAACCCTACCGGCCTCTGGAGGAGCTTCTACTCTGCAAGGGCCACGTGGACCCGGACTACAAGGCCCTCCAGAGGAGCCTCTACCACCGGCACCTGGCCCGCTGGCTGGAGGTCTTCCCCAGGGAGCAGATCCACGTTGTGGACGGCGACGCCCTGGTCCGGGACCCTTACCCCGAGCTGAGACAAGCCGAGCGCTTCCTGGAGCTACCGACCCACATTGGCCCACAGAACTTCTACTACAACAGCACAAAGGGGTTCTACTGCCTCTTGGAGGCCGGACGGGAGAAGTGCTTGGACCAGTCCAAAGGGCGGCCGCACGCGCCTCTTGACGGACTCGCCTTCAGAAAGCTCTGCCACTACTTGGCCAAGCCCAACCGCTTGTTCTTTGACATGGTGGGTAGAACCTTTTCCTGGTGCTGAAGACACTGTGGActtcctttttctttaaaaGCTTTAAAGCCCACCCATTCAGAGACAACACAGTCCACCCTGTTTGCCATCGACTCAATGATAAGGATAGAAGTGACTTTACAACCATGCGTCCTCCATGGATAAAACTGTGTCATATGCAAATGACCAAGCAGATGGCgtttacaaaaaaacaggacaactagcatttaaaaaaaaaaaatgacaatacaaCTACCAAACACTggcatttgattaaaaacatgacACCACAGCTGGAGTATATTTCAAAAGCTTAAAACACAGCTAGAATTTCTTTCAAAACGTGACAAGGCAGCTTGCAGCTTTTCTTAAAACTTGATGACACGGCTCGCGTTTGTTCAAATCATGACAACGTCACAAGCGTTTCTTTAAAGGAACTTTCTAttgctgtgaacattggcacttattccatagttctggac contains:
- the hs3st1l2 gene encoding heparan sulfate (glucosamine) 3-O-sulfotransferase 1-like 2; translated protein: MLRTLPVLLLTVNLAVGSSSPGDVLSPSYNKSNSSGVQRLPDAIIIGVRKGGTRALLEMLNLHPDVKVAKAEVHYFNVEDHYKRGLAWYRSQMPFTKPGQLTLEKTPGYFAAPQVPARVWALNPAARLLLIVRDPAERLVSDYTQVLHNRLARRKPYRPLEELLLCKGHVDPDYKALQRSLYHRHLARWLEVFPREQIHVVDGDALVRDPYPELRQAERFLELPTHIGPQNFYYNSTKGFYCLLEAGREKCLDQSKGRPHAPLDGLAFRKLCHYLAKPNRLFFDMVGRTFSWC